In Actinomyces sp. zg-332, the following proteins share a genomic window:
- a CDS encoding malate dehydrogenase, with product MLQKPINVAVSGAGGQIGYALLFRIASGQLFPNQKVNLRLLEIPQGIQSATGIAMELFDCAFPLLNNIEIYTEAHKAFEDVNVVFLVGAMPRREGMERSDLLSANAKIFAPQGRALNEVAADDVKVLVVGNPANTNALITAMNAPDIPDSHFSAMTRLDHNRAVAFLAEKCGSPSASIDKVTIWGNHSSTQYPDITKATVDGNPIKEILSDKQWVEDVFLSSVANRGGEIIKVRGLSSAASAASAALDQMRDWIFGSDKSWVSACKISEGEYGIEPGLMFSYPIVNNESVMKVVEGLEVDEYSRKMIRRTELELISERNIVKELGLI from the coding sequence ATGTTACAAAAACCAATTAATGTTGCTGTTTCTGGAGCTGGTGGGCAAATAGGATATGCATTACTATTTAGAATTGCTTCTGGCCAGCTTTTCCCTAATCAAAAAGTTAACTTGAGATTGTTAGAAATCCCCCAAGGAATTCAAAGCGCAACTGGTATAGCAATGGAGCTATTTGATTGTGCTTTTCCGCTGTTGAATAATATAGAAATTTATACTGAAGCACATAAGGCTTTCGAAGATGTAAATGTTGTTTTCTTAGTGGGGGCAATGCCTCGTAGGGAAGGTATGGAACGTTCAGACTTACTTTCGGCTAACGCAAAAATATTTGCTCCTCAAGGTAGGGCTTTAAATGAAGTAGCTGCTGATGACGTAAAGGTCTTGGTGGTGGGAAATCCTGCGAATACTAATGCTTTAATTACCGCTATGAATGCTCCAGATATTCCTGATTCTCATTTCAGTGCGATGACAAGACTAGATCATAATAGGGCGGTGGCTTTTTTGGCTGAAAAATGTGGTTCACCTTCTGCATCTATAGACAAAGTTACTATTTGGGGGAATCATTCGTCTACCCAGTATCCTGATATTACGAAAGCAACTGTTGATGGAAACCCTATAAAGGAAATTCTTTCTGATAAGCAATGGGTTGAAGATGTTTTTCTTTCAAGTGTTGCTAATAGAGGAGGTGAAATAATTAAGGTGCGTGGATTGTCTTCCGCTGCTTCTGCAGCCTCTGCTGCTTTAGATCAAATGCGTGACTGGATTTTCGGATCAGATAAGTCATGGGTAAGTGCCTGTAAAATATCTGAAGGAGAATATGGTATTGAGCCAGGTTTAATGTTCTCTTATCCGATTGTAAATAATGAAAGTGTTATGAAGGTTGTAGAAGGGTTAGAAGTAGATGAGTATTCGCGGAAAATGATTCGTAGAACTGAGTTAGAATTAATCTCTGAACGGAATATAGTTAAAGAATTAGGATTGATATGA
- a CDS encoding cell division protein PerM: MNKIYKRIFSGNFKKFNTDKTITRVVKQDNTSEILISMPTGWAGTIIVGSFVAIFSWIIPVLFSLLSYFSSTDNPALNDTTWFDAMLLGSQFWALSLGIPIKFSAGYLSLLPLGYTFLIFVILIWFSVRINFNNIKAGLGINLGFVSTVVLFGILLPHGIGIWKLFLASSIFSLLALVIILVKKKIFSFGIARNEGELTFDLFIYQIPIKSDWIEFANYLTKKNILYILLYSLFLFTLSFFYNYSQFNLVISSLHADPIGWVILLLIQIAYIPVIMFWLLAYYSGGYVFLGSSETVINTFEKPHILFPNIPAMTWIDTFSLGWLVFLIVPTISLIVCIRVYKKFSTTDIVSIFKTHLYNFVTIFISIVFFYYLVTGSLAGKNLTLFGPMVFVSALLLTIQVVFTQLIFFIIIYLLNKYEIKKRIFTSKSSKLKVSTFTDLREKNTSVSEDMDKENSQVTDSNTTEEHTRFDVGIDFAEDSCNEMDEDTDEISNKSTQDIARDIVNEVLKENEIDSSDKNFDTNKECNSNSDNDSSQDASDTKFTGDKKPMAELEKTDVENAYIDVESKEYSSEEKLARSRNGVDTEVLSEKSQEESKDG, encoded by the coding sequence ATGAACAAAATATATAAAAGAATTTTTTCCGGTAACTTCAAAAAATTTAATACTGATAAAACAATTACTCGTGTTGTAAAGCAAGATAACACTTCAGAGATACTTATTAGTATGCCTACTGGCTGGGCTGGTACCATTATAGTTGGTTCCTTTGTCGCAATTTTTTCTTGGATTATACCTGTTCTTTTTTCGTTACTTTCTTATTTCTCATCTACTGATAATCCAGCTTTAAATGATACGACTTGGTTTGATGCAATGCTCTTAGGTAGTCAATTTTGGGCTTTGTCATTGGGAATACCTATTAAATTTAGCGCTGGTTATTTATCGTTACTTCCTTTAGGATATACTTTTTTAATTTTTGTCATTTTAATTTGGTTTTCAGTAAGAATAAACTTTAATAACATTAAAGCAGGTTTAGGTATAAACTTAGGTTTCGTTAGTACTGTTGTGTTATTTGGAATATTATTACCTCATGGAATTGGTATTTGGAAGTTATTCTTAGCTTCTTCAATTTTTTCATTACTTGCTTTAGTTATTATTCTTGTTAAGAAAAAAATTTTTAGTTTTGGAATAGCTCGTAATGAGGGTGAACTAACTTTCGATTTGTTTATATATCAAATTCCTATAAAAAGTGATTGGATAGAATTTGCGAATTATTTGACTAAAAAAAATATTCTTTACATATTATTGTATTCATTATTTTTATTCACTTTGTCATTTTTCTATAATTATTCTCAATTTAATTTAGTTATATCTTCTCTGCACGCTGACCCAATAGGCTGGGTAATTTTGCTGTTAATACAGATAGCTTATATACCAGTTATCATGTTTTGGTTATTAGCTTATTACAGTGGCGGATATGTTTTCTTAGGTAGCTCTGAAACCGTTATAAATACATTTGAAAAGCCTCATATTCTTTTCCCAAATATTCCTGCAATGACATGGATAGATACTTTTAGCTTAGGATGGCTAGTTTTTCTTATAGTTCCAACAATCTCACTAATAGTGTGTATAAGAGTTTATAAGAAATTTTCTACAACTGATATCGTTTCTATATTTAAAACTCACTTATATAATTTTGTAACTATTTTTATATCTATTGTTTTCTTTTATTATTTAGTAACAGGATCATTGGCTGGTAAAAATTTGACTCTATTTGGTCCTATGGTATTTGTATCTGCTTTGTTATTAACAATACAAGTTGTTTTCACACAACTAATATTTTTTATTATTATTTATTTACTGAATAAGTATGAGATTAAAAAACGCATATTTACTTCTAAGAGTTCAAAGCTTAAAGTCAGTACATTTACTGATCTTAGAGAAAAAAATACTTCTGTTTCTGAAGATATGGATAAAGAAAATTCTCAAGTAACTGACTCGAATACTACTGAGGAACATACAAGATTTGATGTTGGAATTGACTTTGCAGAAGATTCTTGTAATGAGATGGATGAAGATACCGATGAAATTTCTAATAAGAGTACTCAAGATATAGCTCGAGATATTGTTAACGAAGTTCTTAAAGAAAATGAGATTGACTCATCTGATAAAAACTTTGATACAAATAAAGAGTGTAACAGCAACTCTGATAATGATTCTAGTCAAGATGCTTCTGATACAAAATTTACTGGTGATAAAAAACCTATGGCAGAGTTAGAAAAGACCGATGTTGAAAATGCCTATATAGATGTTGAATCTAAAGAATATTCCTCTGAAGAAAAATTAGCAAGGTCACGTAATGGTGTAGATACTGAAGTTCTTTCTGAAAAAAGTCAAGAAGAATCTAAAGACGGGTAG
- a CDS encoding Rv3235 family protein → MRFTSKLEYTDGEFTIHADSINDVNKQINLLKKIANSYGKTLQIPDLNTIYKTTYSVGILIIEILKNQRPIKNIEQLLSEELYRQLTYRIKLDNNKIENLKTLPNLNTIYMQVNVIKNYADVTLTVKDGEKNRAFALKVENKKNKWIVTELEYA, encoded by the coding sequence ATGCGGTTCACTTCTAAATTGGAATATACAGACGGAGAATTCACAATTCACGCTGATTCAATAAATGATGTAAACAAGCAAATTAACTTACTAAAGAAAATCGCTAACTCTTATGGCAAAACATTACAAATTCCCGACCTTAATACTATATACAAAACTACATATAGTGTGGGTATATTGATAATAGAAATACTTAAAAATCAAAGACCTATCAAAAACATAGAGCAATTACTATCAGAAGAACTTTATAGACAGCTAACTTATCGAATAAAACTAGATAACAATAAAATAGAAAATTTGAAAACACTACCAAATTTAAACACAATTTATATGCAAGTAAATGTTATAAAAAACTATGCTGATGTAACTCTAACAGTAAAAGACGGAGAGAAAAATAGGGCTTTTGCTCTGAAAGTAGAAAACAAGAAAAACAAATGGATAGTTACTGAATTAGAGTATGCATGA
- a CDS encoding FKBP-type peptidyl-prolyl cis-trans isomerase → MKKIIALFTSLFLCIGLVGCSSSDQVSVSGDFGKKPKVDINSTTPPKELVTKVLVEGKGEKLTEDSIASADYYGIALDGKKPFDESFSRPKPFTFKVGSGVIKGWTKALVGKRIGSRVLMVVPPELAYGKQGNGAAIKPNATLVFVVDIYGGTTKTDRSALKDSKPKTDTVDGVTVKGATTEIPKVEFSPNAKPPSKYVISVISEGTGEKIVEEDLLQVFPVVYEWGQKEPISQATGKGNMPLSLLVSKATGTQELAGAKVGSRILVLEPPTKNQAGKEIPGYAYVFDVVGKVGQRAK, encoded by the coding sequence ATGAAAAAAATTATTGCTTTATTCACTAGCTTGTTCCTATGCATAGGGCTTGTTGGTTGTTCAAGTTCAGATCAGGTTTCAGTCTCAGGTGATTTTGGTAAGAAACCTAAGGTAGATATTAATTCAACTACACCTCCGAAGGAACTAGTAACTAAAGTTTTAGTTGAAGGAAAAGGTGAAAAGCTAACTGAAGATAGTATTGCCTCTGCTGATTATTATGGTATTGCTCTAGATGGGAAGAAACCTTTTGATGAAAGTTTCTCACGTCCAAAGCCTTTTACTTTTAAAGTTGGTAGTGGTGTTATAAAAGGTTGGACTAAAGCCTTAGTTGGAAAACGTATTGGTTCACGTGTTTTGATGGTTGTTCCTCCTGAACTAGCTTATGGTAAGCAGGGCAATGGTGCTGCTATCAAACCAAATGCTACTTTGGTATTTGTGGTTGATATTTACGGCGGCACTACTAAAACAGATCGCTCAGCTCTAAAAGATTCAAAACCTAAAACGGATACAGTCGATGGTGTTACTGTAAAAGGTGCTACTACCGAAATTCCTAAAGTGGAGTTTTCTCCAAATGCTAAGCCACCTAGTAAATATGTGATAAGCGTTATTTCTGAGGGTACTGGTGAAAAAATTGTTGAGGAAGATCTTTTGCAAGTTTTCCCAGTAGTTTATGAATGGGGGCAGAAAGAACCTATTTCTCAGGCTACAGGTAAAGGTAATATGCCTCTATCATTGCTTGTTTCTAAAGCTACTGGAACACAAGAACTAGCTGGAGCAAAAGTTGGTTCACGTATTTTAGTCTTAGAGCCTCCAACTAAAAATCAAGCAGGTAAAGAAATCCCTGGCTATGCTTATGTCTTTGATGTTGTAGGTAAAGTCGGACAACGAGCTAAATAA
- the erpA gene encoding iron-sulfur cluster insertion protein ErpA: MAQTDPTHEVNLTDEAAQKVKSLLEQEGRDDLRLRLAVQPGGCSGLIYQLYFDERILEGDLIRDFDGVEVVVDKMSSPYLAGATVDFSDTIEKQGFTIDNPAAKGTCACGDSFH; encoded by the coding sequence ATGGCACAGACAGATCCAACTCATGAAGTTAATCTTACTGACGAAGCTGCTCAAAAAGTTAAAAGCCTTTTAGAACAAGAAGGTCGTGACGATTTGCGATTACGTCTGGCCGTGCAGCCAGGTGGATGTTCAGGACTTATCTATCAGCTTTACTTTGATGAACGAATATTAGAAGGCGATTTAATTCGTGACTTTGATGGTGTTGAAGTCGTGGTTGATAAGATGTCTTCACCATATCTTGCAGGTGCTACTGTTGATTTCTCTGACACTATTGAGAAACAAGGGTTCACAATTGATAACCCTGCAGCAAAAGGTACATGTGCCTGTGGAGATTCTTTCCATTAA
- a CDS encoding ASCH domain-containing protein has product MIDEFWRSFLKDKGFNSNIEYTDSYYFGFDEKTANELLELVLLGKKLATSSALISYELCSENLPKIGDYNVITDFVGNPRCVIYTKNVRFIPFNEMTFEICKSEGEDECLETWREKHKKFFIEDGKELGYEFSEDMIVVFENFEVVHKF; this is encoded by the coding sequence GTGATTGATGAATTTTGGCGAAGCTTTTTGAAAGATAAAGGCTTTAATTCTAATATAGAGTATACGGATTCTTATTATTTCGGGTTTGATGAAAAAACGGCTAATGAGCTTTTAGAATTAGTTTTGCTAGGGAAAAAATTAGCCACTAGTAGTGCTCTGATTTCTTACGAACTATGTTCTGAGAATCTTCCAAAGATTGGTGACTATAACGTTATAACTGACTTTGTCGGGAATCCTAGGTGTGTTATTTATACTAAAAATGTTCGTTTTATTCCTTTCAATGAAATGACCTTTGAGATTTGTAAATCAGAAGGTGAAGATGAATGTCTTGAAACTTGGAGAGAAAAACATAAGAAGTTCTTCATTGAAGATGGTAAAGAACTAGGATACGAGTTTAGTGAAGATATGATAGTTGTTTTTGAAAATTTTGAAGTAGTTCATAAATTTTAA
- a CDS encoding Dps family protein: MRKLGKRNLARLDLFQRVEWVSIDDYISEDIMSIVEKSLQQTLVDLIALSLQGKQAHWNIQGKEFRSLHLQLDEIIDQLRESYDEVAERLVAIGTYADGREETIYKTSTVPPLDEGFLGTDKVYTQFEERLVNVSKNIAAMIDDVDESDHVSADMLIGICAILDKQAWMLRSSK, translated from the coding sequence TTGAGGAAATTAGGTAAGCGTAACCTTGCTAGACTGGATTTATTCCAAAGAGTAGAATGGGTTAGCATAGATGATTACATTAGTGAGGATATTATGTCAATTGTAGAAAAATCTTTACAGCAAACACTTGTTGACCTTATTGCCCTTTCTTTACAGGGAAAACAAGCACACTGGAATATTCAAGGTAAAGAGTTTAGGTCATTGCACCTACAACTTGATGAAATTATTGATCAGTTGCGCGAAAGCTATGATGAAGTTGCTGAGCGTTTAGTTGCTATCGGTACTTATGCTGATGGTAGAGAAGAAACAATTTACAAGACAAGCACTGTTCCTCCATTAGATGAAGGATTTTTAGGAACTGACAAGGTATACACTCAGTTTGAAGAACGTCTAGTAAATGTTTCTAAGAATATTGCTGCTATGATTGATGACGTTGATGAATCTGATCATGTTAGTGCCGATATGCTTATTGGTATTTGTGCAATTTTGGATAAACAAGCATGGATGCTACGTTCTAGCAAATAG
- a CDS encoding HIT family protein: MSTIFTKIIEGQIPGNFVYNDDKSVVISTIAPVQPGHMLVIPKEEYLSYTTCDQELIGHLAKVAQIIGQAQEKTFDIQRAGIIVAGFEVPHLHIHVIPLANEKQLDLSLAKEDTPENIKLSAEKLRETLVQMGYEQFVPTNINKI; this comes from the coding sequence ATGAGTACAATTTTTACAAAAATTATTGAAGGACAAATTCCTGGAAATTTTGTCTACAACGACGATAAAAGTGTTGTTATATCTACTATTGCACCTGTTCAGCCAGGTCATATGCTAGTAATTCCTAAAGAAGAGTATCTTTCCTACACTACATGTGATCAAGAACTTATAGGTCATCTAGCAAAAGTAGCGCAAATAATTGGTCAGGCACAAGAAAAAACATTCGATATACAAAGGGCTGGAATTATAGTCGCAGGGTTTGAAGTTCCACATTTACATATACATGTAATTCCACTAGCTAACGAAAAACAACTAGATTTATCATTAGCTAAAGAAGATACTCCTGAAAATATCAAGTTATCTGCTGAAAAACTTAGGGAAACTCTAGTACAAATGGGATACGAACAATTCGTACCTACCAATATTAACAAGATATAA
- a CDS encoding metal-dependent transcriptional regulator, translating into MISSVSQQHLKVIYSLSEWSNSPVSISVLASNLGVANSTVSESIKKLAERGLVNHEPYKGITLTDSGLQEALKAVRAHRLLETFLYKTLKYPVEEIHDETQALQLNVTDRFLDKIEEFLGFPEVDPHGDPIPNREGVVKEITGRLLSDLHPGDTGKIVRISDANSALLCYLEKLGVVIGTELEILERHDFAGITKVKVSEEVIDLASPSLNSILVQ; encoded by the coding sequence GTGATTTCGTCAGTTAGTCAACAGCATTTAAAAGTTATATACTCTTTATCTGAATGGTCTAATTCTCCAGTTTCTATTTCTGTGTTAGCTTCTAACCTTGGTGTGGCTAATTCAACAGTTTCAGAGTCTATAAAGAAGTTGGCTGAGCGTGGACTGGTAAATCATGAACCCTATAAGGGAATTACTCTGACTGATTCAGGTTTACAAGAAGCACTCAAAGCGGTGAGGGCTCATCGTTTACTGGAAACATTTTTATATAAGACTTTGAAATATCCTGTTGAAGAAATACATGATGAGACACAAGCCTTACAACTGAATGTTACAGATAGATTCTTAGATAAAATTGAGGAATTTTTAGGTTTTCCAGAAGTAGACCCTCATGGGGACCCAATCCCTAATAGAGAAGGTGTCGTTAAAGAAATTACAGGAAGATTGTTATCAGACCTTCATCCTGGGGATACTGGTAAAATTGTTAGAATTTCAGATGCTAATTCGGCTTTGCTATGTTATTTGGAAAAGCTCGGAGTGGTTATAGGTACTGAACTAGAAATTCTTGAACGCCATGATTTTGCTGGTATAACTAAGGTCAAAGTGTCAGAAGAAGTTATTGATTTAGCGTCACCAAGTTTGAACTCAATATTAGTCCAATAG
- a CDS encoding vitamin K epoxide reductase family protein produces the protein MEKQNTLAIYKYELFVLFLFSGFAVVSSISLLMSELHYLQDPSKALACDFNPLIGCSSSLTSWQAHLFFSIPNSVVGLCAFMVFLSLSGLMLCKIDLPKWVINTMYAGINLALIWVFWFLWVSVFDFKKLCPFCLVIWFSVIIIWATMTGIVFRNGFISKSKSVNMILGSYRFYFAIIIVLCIVIFIIFGMLDTWIIVLDS, from the coding sequence ATGGAAAAACAAAATACGCTCGCCATATATAAGTACGAATTATTTGTTTTATTCTTGTTTTCAGGCTTTGCTGTTGTAAGTTCTATATCTTTATTAATGTCAGAATTACATTATTTGCAAGATCCTTCTAAAGCATTGGCTTGTGATTTCAATCCTCTTATTGGGTGTAGTAGTTCTCTTACTTCTTGGCAAGCTCACTTATTTTTCTCTATACCTAATTCAGTAGTGGGGCTTTGTGCTTTCATGGTCTTTTTGTCTTTGTCAGGGTTGATGCTGTGTAAAATTGATTTACCTAAATGGGTTATAAATACTATGTATGCAGGAATTAATCTGGCTTTAATCTGGGTATTTTGGTTTTTATGGGTATCTGTTTTTGACTTTAAAAAATTATGTCCTTTCTGTTTAGTTATTTGGTTTAGCGTAATTATAATTTGGGCTACTATGACTGGTATAGTTTTTAGGAATGGATTTATTTCTAAAAGTAAATCTGTTAACATGATTTTAGGTAGTTACAGGTTTTATTTTGCGATCATTATAGTTTTATGTATTGTTATTTTTATAATATTCGGAATGCTAGATACATGGATTATAGTTTTAGATAGCTAG
- a CDS encoding aldose epimerase family protein codes for MLTNGKILTVENDFLKVRIGTVGAALLSGEHKEYGDFLVYIHDDEFSDGYVGKTIAPWVNRVKNGEYSVDGQNYYLPINDVETNSALHGLVAWNEFSVLEEDAENVLLSSYIYPSPSFPFKGEVLVKYFLEKDVLNCDITVTNLSNTKIPIGICSHPYIKHPNAESIDECAFSVVSETGVNNNQSCVLKADLNYLGNFSLDNCYEIDSPWKVILSHKNTKQYFSKVIVSSNSKYLQLYSGESVKRRGFAVEPCTSGVDMYGETKKGEFLEPDSRKKLQYTIRVEP; via the coding sequence ATGCTAACAAATGGAAAAATACTTACCGTTGAAAATGATTTTCTAAAAGTGCGCATTGGTACAGTTGGTGCTGCTCTATTAAGTGGTGAACATAAAGAATACGGTGATTTCTTAGTTTATATTCACGATGATGAGTTTTCTGATGGATATGTAGGGAAAACTATTGCTCCTTGGGTAAATAGGGTAAAAAACGGTGAATATTCTGTTGATGGACAAAACTATTATCTCCCTATCAACGATGTAGAGACAAATTCTGCTTTGCACGGACTTGTTGCTTGGAATGAGTTTTCTGTGCTTGAAGAGGATGCTGAGAATGTTTTGCTCTCGTCTTACATATACCCATCTCCTAGTTTTCCTTTTAAAGGTGAAGTTTTAGTTAAATATTTCTTAGAAAAAGATGTATTGAATTGTGATATAACTGTTACGAACTTATCTAATACCAAAATCCCTATTGGAATATGTTCTCACCCTTATATAAAGCATCCTAATGCTGAAAGTATCGATGAATGTGCGTTCTCTGTTGTGTCTGAGACGGGAGTAAACAATAATCAGAGCTGTGTTTTGAAAGCAGATTTGAATTATTTGGGAAATTTTTCTTTAGATAACTGTTACGAGATAGATTCGCCTTGGAAAGTTATTTTGAGTCATAAGAATACTAAACAGTATTTTAGTAAGGTTATAGTTTCATCTAACTCTAAGTATTTGCAGTTATATAGTGGAGAATCTGTAAAGCGTAGAGGATTTGCAGTAGAACCTTGTACTAGTGGTGTAGATATGTATGGTGAGACTAAAAAAGGTGAGTTTTTAGAACCTGATTCTCGCAAAAAATTGCAATATACAATTAGGGTTGAGCCTTAA
- the mnmA gene encoding tRNA 2-thiouridine(34) synthase MnmA, which yields MKVLAALSGGVDSAVAAARAVEAGHDVTAVHMALTKSKEEYRTGSRGCCSLEDSADARRAAAILGIPFYVWDLSEEFEKTVIDDFLNEYEQGRTPNPCVRCNEYVKFKSLLDRGIALGFDAVCTGHYAQILEGEAGLELHRSINDLKDQSYVLAVIGRENVSKVLFPIGNMETKDAVRAEAAQRGLSVSNKPDSYDICFISDGDTAGFLRSKLGAKSGEILDTEGNVVGQHEGYFAYTVGQRRGLALGRPAKDGKPRYVLSTIPAKNQVIVGSNELLSVNTIEGNDPIWLCDKSEYSSRFTAAVQMRAHGKQVPCEIELTAEKVIAHLDESAHGIAAGQSMVIYDGTRVVGQVTISKAYKS from the coding sequence ATGAAGGTGCTTGCGGCATTGTCTGGTGGAGTAGACTCTGCAGTAGCTGCTGCTAGGGCTGTTGAAGCAGGTCATGATGTGACTGCTGTGCACATGGCTTTAACAAAATCTAAAGAAGAGTATCGCACAGGTTCTCGGGGTTGCTGTTCTTTGGAAGACTCAGCCGATGCTCGTAGGGCTGCGGCAATTCTAGGTATACCTTTTTATGTTTGGGATTTATCTGAAGAATTTGAAAAGACTGTTATTGATGATTTCTTGAATGAGTATGAGCAAGGGCGTACTCCTAACCCATGTGTACGTTGTAACGAATATGTAAAGTTTAAGTCGTTACTTGATCGTGGAATAGCATTAGGATTTGATGCTGTGTGCACTGGACATTATGCACAGATATTGGAAGGTGAAGCTGGGCTAGAACTACATAGAAGTATTAATGATCTTAAAGATCAGTCTTATGTTCTCGCTGTAATTGGACGCGAAAACGTATCTAAAGTTTTATTCCCCATAGGAAATATGGAAACTAAAGACGCGGTTAGAGCTGAAGCGGCACAGCGGGGCTTATCTGTTAGTAATAAGCCTGATTCTTACGATATTTGTTTTATATCAGATGGAGATACTGCTGGATTTTTGCGTTCCAAATTAGGAGCTAAATCTGGAGAAATTCTTGACACTGAAGGTAATGTTGTGGGTCAGCATGAGGGCTATTTTGCTTATACTGTTGGACAGCGTAGAGGTTTGGCTTTAGGCCGACCAGCAAAAGATGGAAAACCTCGTTATGTTCTGTCTACTATTCCAGCAAAAAATCAAGTCATTGTTGGTTCTAATGAGCTTTTAAGTGTTAATACTATTGAGGGGAACGATCCAATTTGGTTGTGCGATAAGAGTGAGTATTCCTCAAGGTTTACAGCAGCTGTACAGATGAGAGCGCACGGTAAGCAAGTGCCTTGTGAAATTGAACTAACAGCTGAGAAAGTTATAGCTCACTTAGATGAATCAGCTCACGGTATAGCAGCTGGGCAGTCTATGGTAATTTATGATGGAACTAGGGTAGTGGGTCAGGTTACTATTTCTAAAGCATATAAAAGTTAG
- a CDS encoding cysteine desulfurase family protein — protein MYLYLDHSASSPMLLQVQEVYLKSIRDLYEQPGNPSALHKGGLLSRDKLEKAREDIAHIFAIKPSEVLFTSGGTESDNLGFVSVARKVKEKTGRKIAITTAIEHPAILSSEAILKKFGIDLIKIPVLNTGVIDIDAFKKILEENYGEISVISIGLVNNETGVIQPVKDLVELVRDFESSVLQSERENLDKKKQGDRIYIHTDAVQAFGNIEVDFKDLGVDALSISGHKIGAPVGIGILLAKQDLPMLGLYAGGGQERGIRSGTIDICGAIAISKACIYNVQTLSERIEKYATFKKKIIENLPEGIKPSTSGDSSPHILHLVCQYGGADAMLFALDNADICVSAGSACRAGVAQSSYVLQAMGYDDIFSSGGLRISFGHTTVMEDIDKFINALPNAVKSARMLQNVRDKHS, from the coding sequence GTGTATTTATATCTAGATCATAGTGCTTCTTCACCAATGTTACTTCAAGTGCAGGAAGTATATCTAAAATCTATTCGCGACTTATATGAACAACCAGGAAATCCTTCAGCTTTGCATAAAGGAGGTTTGCTTTCTCGAGATAAGTTAGAGAAAGCTCGTGAAGATATTGCTCATATATTTGCCATAAAGCCTAGCGAAGTTTTGTTTACTTCTGGAGGAACAGAATCTGATAACTTAGGGTTTGTATCTGTTGCTCGCAAAGTTAAAGAAAAAACAGGTAGAAAAATCGCAATAACGACTGCTATTGAGCATCCAGCAATTTTAAGTTCTGAGGCTATTCTTAAAAAATTTGGAATTGACCTTATAAAAATTCCTGTTTTAAATACTGGTGTAATAGATATTGACGCTTTCAAAAAAATACTAGAGGAAAACTATGGTGAAATAAGCGTTATTTCAATAGGTCTTGTGAACAATGAAACTGGTGTAATTCAGCCTGTTAAAGATTTAGTTGAATTAGTGCGTGACTTTGAATCTAGTGTTTTGCAAAGCGAGAGAGAAAACTTAGATAAGAAAAAACAAGGTGACAGAATATATATTCACACAGATGCAGTACAGGCATTTGGGAATATTGAAGTTGACTTCAAAGACTTAGGTGTAGATGCCTTGAGCATATCTGGACATAAAATTGGTGCACCTGTTGGGATTGGAATTTTACTGGCAAAACAAGACTTGCCAATGCTAGGTTTATATGCCGGAGGCGGACAAGAACGAGGAATACGCAGTGGAACTATTGATATTTGTGGAGCTATTGCAATAAGTAAAGCATGCATATACAATGTTCAAACACTAAGTGAACGCATAGAAAAATACGCTACATTTAAAAAGAAAATTATAGAGAATTTACCAGAGGGAATAAAACCGTCTACTTCTGGTGATTCATCTCCTCATATTTTGCATTTAGTTTGTCAATACGGTGGTGCAGACGCTATGCTGTTTGCCTTAGATAATGCTGATATATGCGTATCAGCGGGATCGGCTTGTAGAGCAGGAGTTGCTCAGTCTTCATACGTATTACAAGCAATGGGGTATGATGATATATTTTCTTCAGGTGGATTGCGTATATCATTTGGACATACTACAGTTATGGAAGATATAGATAAGTTCATTAATGCGTTACCTAATGCTGTAAAATCAGCAAGAATGTTACAAAACGTTAGAGATAAACATAGTTAG